CTCACCAATATTCATTTCATTGTTAAAGGGCCACAAAGAAGAGGTTGTAATTAGAAATGTCAGTGATCTGAAAATTGTTTTACAGGCACTAACTATCgctttggaagaaaaagcAGAAGACATTGCTAAATTGAACCTACTGTATAAAACCCTgggcaaaaaaatagatcTACCTGGGACCAAAATCCAATTGAAGCCTGTTATGGACAAGGATAACAACGTTGAAAAAGTGCAGTTTATTCTAAAATGGGGAGGAGAGCCAACACACTCTGCTCGTTGGCAAGCTACCGAATTAGGTGAGCAAATGCGCCAAGATTTCGACTTGCTAAACAAAAGTGTTTTGCAAAacatcaaaatattttcgTCGTCTGAGAGACGGGTTTTGCTCTCTGCACAATTTTGGGCCGCGGCTTTATTCGGTGACGACGATTATAGTAGTGAAGAGACTAGTATCAGAAAAGATTTATTAGACGACAGCAATGCTGCCAAGGACCTGATGGATAAAGTTAAAAAGAAGCTGAAACCACTTTTACGTGAGGGTAAAGAGGCTCCACCTCAGTTCACCTGGCCTGCCAAGATGCCTCAGCCCTATCTTGTGATCAAAAGGGTTGTCGAATTAATGAATTATCACAAGAAAATCATGGACAATAACTTCGCCACAAGAGATGTTGACACCATGCAGTCTAACTGGTGTTGCTCGGAGGACCCAagtttgttcaaagagagGTGggacaaactgttcaaagaatttgCGTTCGTTGACAAAGTCGATCCATCCAAGATCTCAGAGTTGTATGATACTATGAAGTACGATGCACTTCATAATAGACATTTCctgaaaaatattttcGATCCACACGAACGCAGTGGACTGATTGATAATGAACTTGACAGACATTCGTTAGTTGATAGATATCCAATTAATGTCCTCGCAAagaacaacttcaagatAGTAGATAACCAAAATTCCAGTAATGACTCTTTGTCCAACAAAACAGTGGGTTCTTTAGGGTGGGTATTAGAGAGCTGTAAGAAGCCAATAGATGACTCAAAATTAACGTCTCCGTTTGACGAACACAAATATAAACAGCTCAGAGAGCTGTACAAGCTGACAAAAGTCTTGTTTGATTTTATTTGTCCGAAAGAGTACGGGATTCAGGATGCAGAAAAATTGGATATAGGTCTGCTCACCTCACTACCGCTGGCAAAGCAAATTCTGAATGATATCGATGATATGAAAAATAGAGAATCGCCTGCTTGTGTGGCGTATTTTACCAAGGAATCGCACATATACACAATGTTGAACATTCTTTACGAATCTGGTATCCCGATGAGGATTGCGAGAAACGCCCTTCCAGAGTTTGATTATTTGTCACAAATTAACTTCGAACTATACGAAAGTACGGATGCATCTGGCCAAAAATTACATTCCATTAGATTGAAAATGTCGCCAGGTTGCCATACCCAAGATCCGTTAGATGTCCAGCTGGATGAGAGACATTATATCAGCTGCATTCCCAAACTTTCGTTGACAAAACACTTAGATATGGACTACGTGCAACAGAAACTGAGAAACAAGTTTACAAGAGTGAATATGCCAAAGAAATTCACACCAGTCAATATCACCAGCCCGAACCTAACTTTTAGAAAACCTGGTTCTATTgatgagaagaaaaacccGGAACCAAATTCTGGAGTAACCACTCCCAACATCCCAGCAACAATGTCGCATTCGTCCTCGAACCTTTCCATCGATGGTACATTAAAAGGTAATTGAATTTGTAAATAAGGATTGAGCGGCATGTTGAGTACACTGTCTATGTAACACGTCTTACCAATTTTTAACCGCTGAGTGAGTGTGAATTATTTCCAAACTTGTTCTCATTGAATTTAGCTGGATCAAAAAACTGAATTCTAAGATACTGTTTGTTAAATGTCGATATTTAAATATATACTTCAACTTTCGATCAGATAGTTATATAGATCAAGTCCTTGAGGCTTTTGAAATTACTTCTTGAATCAATTTGGCGGCAGCTaaagtttcttcatcatGGTAGCGTCTACCTTGAAGCATTAACCCAATTGGCATCCCATCATAcacttcttcatcataCATTGGGTATTCATACTCCTCCATATCGTTCCTTGGTTGATAGTTGACATCTTTTTTGTCGATAGATTTATTAACCTTTATGCCCGTAGGGAAACTCACACCTGGCAAGTCGAGAATGTTATACACTGCGGTGTACCCCCAATATTTGATCTTATGTGGAATCCCTGCCGGAGCAAAATACGCTGGGGttaaaataaaatcaaTGTCTCTTTCATTCATTTTCAGTTGGAATTCTTGACGTAGGACGTCTCTTCTATTCTCACATTCCATTATTTCCAGATTTGACAGTTTTTTATCACCGGTACCAAATCTCATATAATGTTCAGTTAGGGGAGCCAAAGGTTCCCCAGAGGCACCCAAAACAGCCCTTGCATTGAAATTACCATCCTTTGTGTAGGCATTGTAACAGATCTCCAAGGCTTCCACGGTCTTAAAGCTCTCCCATTCAATAATCTTCCCAACTCCGGCACTCTCAAGAGCTTTTTTGGCAAGCAGCAATGCCCGCAATATTGGGGGGCTTGGCTTTACGACGCCGTCATCCAACACAATTGCTATCTTCAAATCACCAATCGCGAACTTGACATCTTTGATCCATGGCATACGAAGAACATAATTATCGTAAAGCCATGGCTTACTGTCTGAACAAACTTTCATGAAAAGTTCTAAATCATCTGCCGAGTTTGCCATGGGTCCGAAAGTGGGTAGAATCATTTCGTTGGAGTGTTTGGTAAATTGAGAACGAGATCCAAGACAGGAGAGTCTTCTAGCTGTGGGCTTTAGCCCCCATATATTACAGAAGGCTGCAGGACAGCGGATGGACCCACCAATATCACTACCACAACCTAAAGGCGAACCCCTCATACCAACCAGTGCGGCCTCACCGGAGGAGGATCCCCCGGGGGACAACGCAGTATTGTATGGGTTGCGACACAGGCCAAtaatgttgttgaaggagtccAAGTGCATAATTGTTTGTGGCTGGGTGGTTCTGATGTAATATACTGCACCtgtttttttgaacaagtcaGTGATATACGCGTCTATTTCTTCGACGTCATTGAGTTTGGAAACAAACCCACAGCTGGTAACTTTCCCCTTAAATGCGTAGTGTTCTTTGACGGATACGGGCAACCCATGCATAGGTCCTACAGTTTTACCCGTTTCTGCAAAATATTTATCCAGTTCGCGTGCCCTTTCGAAGGCCTCCTCGGGAAAGAAGTCCATTGCACAATTTGTAACTTGTTGAGCAATAGCTGCTTGCTTAATGAAGGCGGTAATAGTTTCCAGTGCAGTTTGTTCACCCGCAGCAATCCGTTCAATTATTTCTATCGCCTTCAACTCAAGAATTTCCAGTTCCCGGTCAGTGAAAAAACCACTGGCTTTAGCAAGTTTGGGTCCATCTTTGAACACACTCGATTCAAAGTCTAGGGGAATCTCGATACCTTTATCTGCCAGCAGTCCAGGTTTCAAAACAGTTTCTTGGGGAAACTTAGAAGCAAGTTCCTCACGATATGATGTAATTTTGGGAAGATGAACGGTTTCATACTTCACCAGGTCCGGTTTGTAAGTTAGTTCTGGATCGGTATTGTAAAGTCTTTCAATAATCTTTGTAGCCATTTCCTTTGTCAGTTTGTTTTTATCTTGTTGTCTCTAATATGAAGAAAAACGTCAAATTTACAAGAGTAAAACAGGGGAAACACGGTTTGATGATGTGAACTCTCTCCTCATATTTATACTTTGTGTCAGTCCTAGTGCACCTTATAGCAGCAATCGCCTTGCGGTGCGTCCTTTCAGGTCCACGCATCGTTATCGTATCAGTTCTTTTACCCAAATAGGAAACCGCAGACGAACTACCGGGCGATTAGATAAGATGCAGGACAATCAACTCATTACCAGGTTACATATTGCCAACGGTTCTTAACAGATGGGTGTGCTAGACCTAATATCATCCGGACTGGTTTCCAAATAAGGCTTTTACGCTATCTGTTGAGAATGTGCGAACCGTCGCAAAAGATCATTGCTAGATACCAGCGGTGATAAGTTTTAACTCGTAGTACTGAGCCGTAATCGGCGTTATAAACTTCTGTTTTCGGTTCAACGTAAAACACGCAAAGACTTCCGATTATGTTGTAGTTCTGATCTGCCTGCCCCCTCTTGCTGCAATTTCGATCTCAGCGTGGGTAGATACGTAACTTGTAAAagaagttcatcaaaagaCAAATCGCCGGTATTATAAGCTCAGCGGACTAAAATGGTGAGGCGGGCATAAAATAGAGGTTAGAAGTTCAATTGAACTGGTACATCTCCAAGAGCTCGACAAACGTTTATAGACTGTAGATTACGTATTCAAGTCTTACTTACTGTAAAGTAATTTTTCAttgaagtgaaaaaaaattgaatgcTAAAATTAATCACTTAGCGATGAGGAGAATATATTCTACAATGGATAATCAAGAACCCGAGCGATGAGTGATGTTGGTTTGGTTAAAAGGCGCCTAGCTACAGGCCACATGAAGAGCAAACCATTTGAAGAGGTTTTAGCGTCGTTCCGAAATATTATTAGAGATTCAAAGATGTTCGAAAGTCTGTCAAAACAGCTGCAGCCTTGGATGAGAAATTTAACGAGAATACGATGTTTGGCTATAGGATCGTTTACAGAAGATATCCCCGCAAGATACCAGCTTGCACTACTATTGGAGTTATCCGACCTAATAAAGGCCGAAACCCAGGGGAATACAGTATCGGTATCGTTATACGATCCAGTGTTCAATGAATCTGATTTGAATTTTATAGAGAAAATGTGCACCGATTGGACTGTCGAGAAGGAAGTTGAGGGGTCCAAAGAGGATTCGGAATCGAcacttttctttcttccccATGCACCTCTCGATCTAACCGAGAGTGTGTTATCTAGGGAAAAGCCAATGTATCTACTAGCAAATAACATCATTAGCCACACTGATAGATATACAAAGGTCCAATTATATGAAAAGTATCCTCTGATGTGTAAGCTTGTTTATTTTTCGGCACCAGACAGTTTGGGGATAGGGACAAAAGCTAAGCACGATGGATTCTCCACTTTCataccaaagaggaaacggAAGAATAACAAGTATATCCTGAAAGAGCCTGAAATCGATTTCCAAAAAGTGGATTCGTACTTCACTACCTGCACAGTCGTCtatgattttgaaaatggCCAGCAACTGAGGAATCAGCCATGGGTTAATTCGTTTTCAGATTTGTGTCTACACAGTCTCTGGTAACATCCGCACATTACAAATATAAATAGGATGTTAAACTTTATAatcaatatatataaaaacTTTATAATGTACATTTTTGGGGACTGAAACTGTTTCAATTCCCTGCACTAAACACTCATTTCTGTTCGTAAGATTCCCAGTTGTCCAAAATGTTCTTCACACGCTCAGAACCAGTTAGTTCATACACGTTTTGGAAGTATTCTTTGGTAACCTCGAAGGGCTTAGCTGTCAAGTTTGGAATGTACTTGTTAGCTAATCTGTCAACCTTGACATTCTCCTTAAATatgttcttctcaatgaAGTTCTTGAATGGTTTCACACCGTTTCTCAAGTACGAAGAGTGGAATGGGACAGAGATACCACGCAGTGGGATACAAGCAAAACCTCTTTCTAGTTCGATTGGCTGTTCCTTGGCAAgagatttctttgaaatctcatcaacaatttcaaaTAAATTGGATTCGACCTCTTCCAATGACATAGTTTCCAACAACTTCACGATATCGATCTTTTGGATCTTAACGAAATTCAAGACGTTGGTCAATGTGTCCAACCCTCTCAGATCACCGGCAGCAACGTACTGTTGATTTTCAACGTTAAAGTTGACAATCTCCACTAACCATTCGGTTCTCTTGGCAACCTTCTCAACAACAAATTGCAAAGCCTCCTGAGTAAATGTTGGAGAAACTCTACCAGGGTTGATTGCAATCATACCGTAGTTCGACCTGCCTAATTCATCTCTGGGGACAGCGACTTGCATCGTCATACCTCTGTAGAAGACAACCTCGACAAGAGATTCAATCGACATAATTTCAGCCAACGACGCCAAAGCGGCATATTCACCTAAAGAGTGACCGGCAAAGGCTGCATCGACTGGAATCAAACATTTGGCcttcaaatcttcaaaagcAGCCTTTTCCATCAAAGTCAAAGCTGGTTGAGTGAATTGAGTAGCAGATAACAGCCCTGTTGGCGACTTGAAGGTAAACGAGTGTGTCGTTTCATCGATATCCTTGAAAATTCTCTCGGTCTTAATCTCACCATCAACGATGGTCTCGAAGATCATTTGGATGTAGTTATTTCTAATCTGTCTACCCTTTTCACCACCAAAGTAGATTGTTAGCTTCTTTGGATTGTTTATAACGATGTCCAAAATGGAGAAACCATAGGTCTTCTTGAAGTGGACATCAGCTCTGTCCCAGACATCTCTGGCAGCGGCCGACGTCTTATACAAGTCCATACCCATACCCTGTTCCTGAGAACCTTGGCCAGTGAAGACAAAGGTGGAAACTGGTTGTTCAATCTCAGCCTCCCCATTCATGACAACCTCATCATTGTCGTTCCTGGTTTCGAATCTCATCAATTTTCTACCATTGATCATACCAACATGTTGGATACTTGTCTTCAATGGAGTGTTTGGAAGAACCATGTTTGTGAACTGACAAGTGTAGCCACGAACTCTGGATGAGACACTATCGGCAGCCCAGTTTTCGATCAAACCACGAACAGCAGCCGACGAGTACATACCATGAGTAATGGTACCTGGCAAGTCAGCGTAATTGGCAAAGTGACGAGAAACGTGAATTGGATTTAAATCACCGGAAATGCGCCCGTATGGTTCGTTAGTGCTTGGAGATTGGGTGtcaacaacagcaattgGGATaacattttccaaattaACCTTTTCTTCTAAAGTGGAACCgtttctcttcaaaaagtcaACGACAGGATTACCGTAGGACTCACCAGCGCTGTAGTCTACAACACCAATTTCAACGGTTTCCTTAGTTGGCAACTCCATCTTAATCGGACCAGAGCATTCCACTGATGAGAAGACGTTGGCGTTCTTGAAGGCAACTTCGGTTTCGGTCTC
The genomic region above belongs to Huiozyma naganishii CBS 8797 chromosome 2, complete genome and contains:
- the VIP1 gene encoding inositol polyphosphate kinase VIP1 (similar to Saccharomyces cerevisiae VIP1 (YLR410W); ancestral locus Anc_4.276), with the translated sequence MEEQTQSNWPTGGDGIATRQAMSDSEKPTGIDIPRKNTNDYNSEAAGNDGITPSSISPLLLSKNTKKAMQSIAPILEGFNPKTSNSENMSLKLPPPSLPKSEALNELEFEAAIQRSMSMGSSPEILTMPAGNTSDSAILDASSSVLSSDNQPIADISFPPSITTTNNSSLLGSPTGFTTPTATASSVATVGAPSTPSSTASSRKGSTSHPKPVLPRIGKIGVCAMDAKVLSKPMRHILNRLIENGEFETIIFGDKVILDETIENWPTCDFLISFFSTGFPLDKAISYVNLRKPFLINDLVMQKALWDRRLCLQLLEASNVPTPPRLEISRDGGPRANQELRAKLLEKGVNLKHLDEPQFRMVDDDTLEVDGKTMTKPFVEKPVDGEDHNIYIYYHSKNGGGGRRLFRKVGNKSSEFDPTLLHPRTDGSYIYEEFMDTDNFEDVKAYTVGEKFCHAETRKSPVVDGIVRRNTHGKEVRYITELSEDEKDIAHHVSKAFSQMICGFDLLRVGGKSYVIDVNGFSFVKDNSAYYDSCAKILRETFIQAKKKMDVEKRKLPQIREEKSQKWVFKGLVTIIRHADRTPKQKFKHSFTSPIFISLLKGHKEEVVIRNVSDLKIVLQALTIALEEKAEDIAKLNLLYKTLGKKIDLPGTKIQLKPVMDKDNNVEKVQFILKWGGEPTHSARWQATELGEQMRQDFDLLNKSVLQNIKIFSSSERRVLLSAQFWAAALFGDDDYSSEETSIRKDLLDDSNAAKDLMDKVKKKLKPLLREGKEAPPQFTWPAKMPQPYLVIKRVVELMNYHKKIMDNNFATRDVDTMQSNWCCSEDPSLFKERWDKLFKEFAFVDKVDPSKISELYDTMKYDALHNRHFLKNIFDPHERSGLIDNELDRHSLVDRYPINVLAKNNFKIVDNQNSSNDSLSNKTVGSLGWVLESCKKPIDDSKLTSPFDEHKYKQLRELYKLTKVLFDFICPKEYGIQDAEKLDIGLLTSLPLAKQILNDIDDMKNRESPACVAYFTKESHIYTMLNILYESGIPMRIARNALPEFDYLSQINFELYESTDASGQKLHSIRLKMSPGCHTQDPLDVQLDERHYISCIPKLSLTKHLDMDYVQQKLRNKFTRVNMPKKFTPVNITSPNLTFRKPGSIDEKKNPEPNSGVTTPNIPATMSHSSSNLSIDGTLKGN
- the BER1 gene encoding Ber1p (similar to Saccharomyces cerevisiae YLR412W; ancestral locus Anc_4.279): MSDVGLVKRRLATGHMKSKPFEEVLASFRNIIRDSKMFESLSKQLQPWMRNLTRIRCLAIGSFTEDIPARYQLALLLELSDLIKAETQGNTVSVSLYDPVFNESDLNFIEKMCTDWTVEKEVEGSKEDSESTLFFLPHAPLDLTESVLSREKPMYLLANNIISHTDRYTKVQLYEKYPLMCKLVYFSAPDSLGIGTKAKHDGFSTFIPKRKRKNNKYILKEPEIDFQKVDSYFTTCTVVYDFENGQQLRNQPWVNSFSDLCLHSLW
- the KNAG0B06280 gene encoding uncharacterized protein — protein: MATKIIERLYNTDPELTYKPDLVKYETVHLPKITSYREELASKFPQETVLKPGLLADKGIEIPLDFESSVFKDGPKLAKASGFFTDRELEILELKAIEIIERIAAGEQTALETITAFIKQAAIAQQVTNCAMDFFPEEAFERARELDKYFAETGKTVGPMHGLPVSVKEHYAFKGKVTSCGFVSKLNDVEEIDAYITDLFKKTGAVYYIRTTQPQTIMHLDSFNNIIGLCRNPYNTALSPGGSSSGEAALVGMRGSPLGCGSDIGGSIRCPAAFCNIWGLKPTARRLSCLGSRSQFTKHSNEMILPTFGPMANSADDLELFMKVCSDSKPWLYDNYVLRMPWIKDVKFAIGDLKIAIVLDDGVVKPSPPILRALLLAKKALESAGVGKIIEWESFKTVEALEICYNAYTKDGNFNARAVLGASGEPLAPLTEHYMRFGTGDKKLSNLEIMECENRRDVLRQEFQLKMNERDIDFILTPAYFAPAGIPHKIKYWGYTAVYNILDLPGVSFPTGIKVNKSIDKKDVNYQPRNDMEEYEYPMYDEEVYDGMPIGLMLQGRRYHDEETLAAAKLIQEVISKASRT